The Epinephelus fuscoguttatus linkage group LG7, E.fuscoguttatus.final_Chr_v1 DNA window TTATGAAATGTCCTGCTATTATGGTCGTACGTGACCATTGATTAATGCCATGTATGGTGGGGTAGCAAAAGTCATCCTTGTGTTAGAAATTAAGGCATTGAGAGAGGATCTAATGGAGCATGTTCTCTGTAACGCGGGCTCTCAGATCAGTGTTCATTTTGGTGCACAAAATACTGTAACTGACTTACTGCTTGTGTCAGCAAGTTAGGCATCTGACAGGCTGAGAGAGACCTCAGAGACACCAaaggaaatgacaaaaaaaaaaaaaaggctgcccAATCGATCCTCATGTTGACTCCAGCGTGTCCAGCTGGAAGACGTTGTGATTGGTCGGTGTAGTGAAGAAGAGCTGCTCCTCGCTGGTGGAACGGTTATCACAGGGACTGTGCAGCCCCAGCGTCCTCTCAAAGTCCAGGAGCTGACCCATGAAGTTGAAGTTTGGGGAAATGTTGGACTTCTTCCTCTTGACAAAGTCATAAGCGTCATTGAGCGAGAGGTTGAGTCTCTGCATCAGGTAGGCCACGGTGACAGTGACTGAGCGACTGATGCCGGCCAGGCAGTGGACCAGGATGCCGCACTGCTTAGACCGAGCCTCATCTGTTAGAGGAAGGGAAAACTACAGTCAGGAGAAAGTTGTTGTTCTAAATAATATTTTCCTGTACTACAATGTTTAACTTATGTGATTCTGGCTCTTAATTGACAGACGTAACCCAAATAGTTGACTGAGAAGTagagtttttgttttaagaATTCACTTGATCTAGAAAACAGTGTGCCTAGCATACAGTTAATTACACACATCAACAAACAACTGTCAACAAAACAACACTATGCTCGACTTGTGAAGCTGCATTCAAGCACATCCCCAGAGAGTGGAAACAACATTTCCTTCCTCATTCTACCTAACCCTTTGGAAACTAGTTCATGATGCATAGCATTGCAACCACCAAACAAACAAGTCAACAAGCTGTGGTTTCAGGTGCAGTCGTGGCAAGAGACGGCGAATCAAAAGCGAAATTGAAACATAATGTTGTGGTGccaccaaaaacacaaaaatgttcattttagtTTCAAGATTgatattttgtttctctgtgtcaaAGAAATTCAATGATACTGCTGAAAACAGCCGTATCACAATTGGTTAGGGAGGGGACGTTTATCGTAGTTCTAAGTGTTAACCAATATTTGCTTTTGAAAATAACACAACTCCCACCTGTCCCACAAACAGTCACAAACCTGTTTACCAAACAATTGTAACCAATAATTCTTTCAGAGGTATTAATTATTGCATTGTTATTTAACATCATTAGTGAACAATTACTTATTTACTACTAATTTCTAAGTGTCATATGACTAAGGTGCCCAGCCCATGTAGGCTTACTATAGAGTGACACTCCttgtgacaaaacaaacaaacacctacacacacacacacacaccaggcacAAATTTATTCTCTTacaagtgtgagtgtgtctgtgagatTTAAATTTAACAAAGCCCATTATCAACCTACTCACCTATAAATGATATAGCCTCTGGGAAGAACTGGGACAGGTTCTGACTCCAGTGGTCCGAAATGGGGATCTGTTTGTACCTGAAGTGGCCGTCATGCTCAAACATGTTGGGGAGATTGGGTGTGACGTTCAGGATGTACTTGATGTTGTACTGGCCCAACACGTCTAGGTTGGTGGAGTCTTTGGCGCAGCCCAGGTAAAGGTAGGGTAGGATCTGGACGGGGAAAGCGGGCTGATTGCTGGGGATGGGGCTCTCCTCAGACTCCGTGGCGCTGCTCGGCTCTCGATCGGATTCCCCATCGGAACAATCTGAGCTGATCCGGAGGTTTCCAAACCCCAGGACAGAGAGCGGAGGAGAGGAGCTGGGACAGGAGCTGTCTAGGAGGGTCTCACAGTGCTCTGGGTACTCTGTGTGGAACTTTACAAATCCACCTGGACAAGAGCCAAGACACAAATGAACAAAGTCACACCAACAGGGTTGATTAACTTTTAAATAAAACCTACATCTGATataaactgtttatttgaatcATACTTTAAACACCAAAAGGGCTGCTGAGTACTGACGCAGAGCTGTGTGTAAAGAAGCAGCTCAAGTTCCCCCCAAAAAGAACCATTCATGAAATGCATGCCTGTTCCTGCTAGAGCAAAACATGGCGCAGCCATTTTGGAATTTTAATTGAGAATCTCAGTGACACACAAACTTTTGAACAGCTTACAAACCGCAAACCCACAACACAGGATGAACGATGGCGCTTAAGTAACGTCAACTGTAACGTTTTAACACAACTAACGAGATCAAAGTTGAATGTTACAGCTCGTATGTATTATAACTCGGTATCTGAAAGTTTAAAACCGTTTCCCCGTGAAAACTTCTCTATATAGCAGCGTATCTTCCTAAAACACTTGCTAGCCTCTATtacagttttaaagatgcaagGTTATGCTATCAATGCGCAAAACTAGCTGGATATTTAACGGTTGAAACATAAAGCGACGTCAGTTAGACGTTTTCTATCGTTATAAACTCCCTGGCAGTCACACTATGTTACCTGACTCTTACACTTGTGTGTAATTTCGTCTTTTTTAGTGTTAATTCGACACTTAAACTACTTACCTTCCAGGTAATACGCTTTACAGCCGTCTTCCCATAATTT harbors:
- the LOC125891928 gene encoding dual specificity protein phosphatase 7-like produces the protein MSNVTPSKSVEWLQLELESGGTSLLLLDCRSHELYESSHIETAINLAIPGLMLRRFKKGNIPIRTIIPNHEDKEKFIRRCKTDTVVLYDECTVDWQDSGAPASVLGLLLQKLWEDGCKAYYLEGGFVKFHTEYPEHCETLLDSSCPSSSPPLSVLGFGNLRISSDCSDGESDREPSSATESEESPIPSNQPAFPVQILPYLYLGCAKDSTNLDVLGQYNIKYILNVTPNLPNMFEHDGHFRYKQIPISDHWSQNLSQFFPEAISFIDEARSKQCGILVHCLAGISRSVTVTVAYLMQRLNLSLNDAYDFVKRKKSNISPNFNFMGQLLDFERTLGLHSPCDNRSTSEEQLFFTTPTNHNVFQLDTLEST